The DNA sequence CTGGTAACTGGACTTTTAGCCAGACCGGATGGTCAGAACCTTTAAAATGTGGTCAGTGAAGACACCATGTCTAAGCAGGAACAAGTTTTAGTATTTTTGAGGTGTGTAAAATGTAGGGCCGTATGATTCTAGAAAAACGTGACATTATTAACAATATTATTAGgtattttaattatgatttacccatatttttcacatttgtcataTTCTCTCAGCATTCTCCCTGAGTTTTCTGATCTTTGTCACTAAGATCTATATTAAGCTATTATGAGAAGTTTCAGTTCTTGGCACCTGAACTTCTGTAGCCTGACAAAAAGCCTGACGTCATCgcattacattggtcagaatgataaaggttttcttgcacgctataaaattatggtttttataagaattaataatagtttttgatcaaaacctattatgttttattattatttataaatagtactgaaaaataatacagagtagtgggtatatttaaaaaaaaaaagctttactaatctgaccaaaagctggacagctacatgttacgcccccctttcacttcacggacataaactagtgctaaaaatgccttcagctcatccacactcattcccaggaggaatcatcttctaaaactctgcgggcctcagccaccctgcagccctgAACGTGGATGAGCATCTCGGCgtccaccaagcagaggaacgcagtctgggcatcttggatctagCGCTGTGTCAACGTGTTCAggctctgacgcctccctctactttcttcctcccctaccactgtccacacagtcccatcctttcctatctcctcctccttctcaggtgtgcgctcgtcttgcgatgaaaacgctgtaaagcgcagaatagattgttgttactgggctcctatatctatgacctaactaattgtttgtttctttttcctttatcagtaccttgttttgtagtttctctcctgccagtgagctggtttgctgggtttatagctggggaCTGGGGACCAGGctcgtctccctgtctctgaacctgcgctgattgtggcactgttgctatagtttatatattattagtttactaatctataaactatagcctaaaatgataaaatcgttaGTCTTTTACTTCCTTGAAATAATGCgtcacaacctcctgctaacaGGATGACTTGTgttttttagccgggggaggctcactctctgacccgctgtcactgaactgaatgctgaccaagagccgtcagaatccctctcgaacccagaatcacaatcatgtaatttttgaagcatttccaatgcctcttgagcagaaaatatccttctagaagccatttTGTAGGacgccaacaatctccttctcaaactgttctagagtggcggttgctaggcaacgctcgcGCGTGTACTCAGCcaagggaaaaaaatattaatgtaaataatagggccgtcaaaatagcggctgtggtagttagaggtagaaatacttgaatcttttatttactttgtttttttttttttaaatagagacatagaaatacacaagacacaggtttagaaaaagtcaggatgccaggaagataagagttttaataaaccagagttatgggatgtcaaactttcaaaaccctCAAAATTAacggccctgggagttctagtgttaaaatGCCAACAGGGTAATCATTTGGTAGTTGTTTTAAACTATTAGTAAACCCCTGTTTTAAAGGGACTTCTTCCTGACAAAGGATGTTGAATTGCCTCTGCTCTTCATTTAAATAACTGATGCTCAGAAAgggtaaaaaaatgtttgaatgttgctgattatagatcttaaagagaaatcagaattgGCTCAAATTGGCACTTTACagcttaacaaaacaaaaattggaTATTTGCCACAAAACTCTTATGGGTGCAAGTATCTTAACAGTTTAATGCTTACTGACCTTATAAAATATATGTTCATAATTAAGATTCTTTTTGTTGTCTGGTAATGTGGCCATTTTGgtttttgattatttaaaacaatgggAAATacagacatgcacacacacagaaacaccctTAATCTTTTAATATGTACATGTTTTTTCATCTTAGGGATcaagtgatggttttgaagcTATCAGCACATTTTACGTTTATATCTACTTCCCCATTCTTAAAAATCAGAATGTATAGCTCGCTTGAAACCATAACAGTGCATGCAACAATGCATGCTGTTGTTCTCCAAACTTTCTCACTGCTAttcattttcttcatgtttggtAATATAACAGTACAACAATTAATGTGTAAAAACCACACCAAGGCTGCTCACATCAAACCAGAAATAAGTGGCCAATAAGCCAAATCCCTACTTAAGTTCTCTGCAAACACATGCTGAATGGAGTTACCTGAGCGAGGCGTTCTTTTAGGTTTAGGATGAATGGGTTCTCCTGGGTTAAGGTGGGGAGGTGGTTAAATGAGGTGATGAAAGTGAGTAAATGAAGCAGTGAACTACCCACATCCCCGACTCACACGCAGACAAAGACATACTTATGTCCTCTCTACCTGGGTTAGGTACCGTTGCTTCCTGACCCTGCCTCATCAGTAGAGGGTCGTACTCTTTCCCGTCGTAGTTGGCATCAAAAAACCTCTTAAACCACTGAAGGAACTCAAAGTTGTCCTGGAATTTCCCCTTCACCAACCTCTCCACAGAGATGATCTGTGACAGGTGGTAGCAGGAAAACAATACTATGAAAATTACATCTGTAGGCTTTTTACAATTAAATCAAGTGGTAGTAGTAACCTCGTCTTACCTTGTCCACGTTCATTCTCTTGAACGCAGCCTGTAAAACCTTAAAGTTGTGGATGTATTCGTGTTCCAGTTTGGCGTTAAACTTGACTTTTTTCAATAATATGCAGCCTGGAAACAGCATGTCCATGAATTGGCAGTAAGCAGCACCTGCAACAACAAAAGAAACCTTTAATGGGAGTCTTCAAATAATTCCTGAATAAAATGCGACTGCTTACCTGAACAGAGCTGTTCAATCTTTGTGTAGGTGAGCTGTAGAGAGTCGTTGACCCATGCCAGCATGTCATGACGACTCAGGTTTTCAGCATTCATAGAAGTGGAGTAGACATTCACCGCCATCCTCCTGCTTTACATGCATTTCAACAGATAATAATTCAGTAACTAAATAATCCTAAATAAGTTCCTTGAAGAAATATCTATACCTGTTTGacagtttgtcacattataattacaaacttcactgtattttatcataAAACAAGTGTCAATAAAATGAGAGTGAAGTTGTTTttaagctgtttgtgttttcactttttaaGCAGATGCTTTACTCATAAAATCATTGTTATTTAGTAAAGTTGAGTTGTATGATTGATTGTACTGGTAAACTTAATCCTGAAATCAGAAACATGGATTTACATAAGCTGGGACACTCAGATTTATAGCATATAAGACCCAACCTTACacaatgaacaaaacaaaagtggGATAAACATCCAAATATTTTGTAGGCATCCTGTCAACATCatattcacaaaaaaaaaccaaattatTTGGATAGTCAACCCATCTgggattttaatttgtatttaagttcACTTGGCTTGTTGCAGCATCAACTAAGCATCAATCAAGCATTGCCACAAATATATGAAATCTGCAGAATACGATgggtaaaaatgtaatgtacaCCAAGGATGAAATTACCTACTTGTTTTAACAGGATAATAAACTTAATTCATCATATTATCGGTATATATCATCAAGTCCACCACTAAATATACAGAACAGATGTAATCAAACACAAGGCTCTGTTACTACTGTGATTAGAGAGGTAATCCACTTTTATTATTCAACTATTTCAATTATTTCACACATGGTTTACTTACCAGTGCTTAGTTTATGTCGGTGTTTAATGACTGAGAACCAGAATGGGTTTCACCACCTAAGAGAAAAGatctaaagacaaaaaaacaaaaataagttgtAATTTTTTAGGACTTCTGATATTCACAGTCCAGCATGAAGATAAgagataaatacttttttttattaattaggatagattaaaaaaatgactgaaggtaccaaacacgttttaatcacCTGGACATAATAAAGAGCTCATTCTGTTTCATGACGACTGGAATACTGTTCAATACATCACTACCACCATGTGGTGGTAGTGATGTATTACAAATCCATGTGTTTTTCAGCTCAGAATTatctcaaattaaaataatctttattcTTTGAGTGTTCTGTGATTTTGACTCCCTTAGAAATATTAATTATCAACAAATTTTTGTAAatactaatattttatttatttctcacaaaaCTTCACAGATATTAATGAATGTTCTGAAATTATATCCTTAAATACCAGCTCTGGCAATTAAAATATCcagtatttttaaataaaaaacgttttgttttctaatttattttctgcaaattaaaatatttaggtgTTATCTGAGCCTGGGAGGTTGGAACCATCCTTCATTTTTGTAAATCAATGGCTAAGATCATATCTTAATTTATTTCTTCCAGTTTTCTGTTTACAAATCCCGTTGTAAGTTTAAGTCCCTACCAAACACAACAAATATTTATCAAATGTATATAATTTgaaattacatttctttttagaAGGAGAACACGCAGATGATTTTCTTTCACCCCATAAATGCAAATAGGTGGATTTATTGTACATGAAGAAAAATCTTCACCTATTTGAAattgtgaaggaaaaaaaacttaaattagATATCAAATTGTAATAAAAGAGTATTAACAATTGCCTTTTCAATGAGAGTCAATGGCACTAAAAATgccaaaagcacacaaattgcTCTATTTTTTACGCATTCGAAAGACTTACCCCCAAAATCCACAACCTGGCTAATTTCTAGCTGTGTAATTTGCATTAACATAGCCAAAGTCATCCAAAATAAACGTATAAAACCAAAAACGAATATTCAGGGACTGATCACTTACTTACCTAAACCTCTCTTTCCCCTGCAACTTGTTGCAGATAAACTAGTTTACTCATGGGGCCCTAATCTCTGCTCCAGTTAATCCCTTTAGCCCGAGTATTTAACATGCTCTATCACAGTTCAGCTCAAACCACCAGGACCTGTGTCCAGCAGCAACATAAAGCCGGCAGGGAAGCATCACACTGAAAGAGTGAGAGAAGGAAAACTCCAACAATGCTGAAGTATTTCCTTTGAACTGATGTGCTCCAAAACCAACAGCATACAAGATGTTATGCAGAACAATCACTTCTTGATTGCAGGACTTCAGAGGTAACCCCTTTCAAGCAAGCAATAGCTATTATTTTAGCTACTTCCAGTTTAACCAGTTTCACAGAGGCCAAAGAACACAGTGACCCGTATTAACAATGTTACAGAAATCTATTATTAGTTGTTCATGAACAGTAGATGGCAGAACTGCATGTGCATTTCAGAATATATTACAACCGATGGAACATTTCTTTATAAGCAGCTATAAAAAATAACTACTTTATATGCttcatacaaaataaacaaacatgttctAGTTCCTCTAAAATGAGACTATTACATTTTTGtgtatgaaaataaatacaataatctcagattttttttaaaaacaagcccTTTGAAGAAATCTTTAAGGTCTGGAAATTTCTCTGATAAACAAAGaacattttgataaaatatagaaaattagATACAAATTAGTCAGACTCAGTTTTAAAACCGgagtttttttcactttaaatatGTAAACTTTAATAAATCATCCTATATATGTCGAATCCTTTTACAAAAGAATGATACAATTATGAGTATGTTTTACAGAAAGATTTAGGAAATTATTGTTTGTCACATGATTTTCCTTATTAACCTGTGATCTGGTTCAAAGTTGGACTATATTTTGCAGATAAACAAGTCTACACAATAATcaccttaaaataattttaaatgcatCATTTAATGAACTTTATATTCTGAtttccttgttttctttctgatttATTTGCAATGTTACAATAAAACTGgaatataaaacaataacttgGAAAAATATTAGAACAGAAGTTATTTTTGGAATAGTtccatagatttaaaaaaatattctccAGATAcaattttactgaaaaaacagcaacagtttCATTTTGGTTCTTATCACCACCTCAAAGAAAccatctttaaaaatgtaatgatgaaataaaaccagaaaagtttaacaatacAAATTTCATCAgctaaacaaaccaaaaatggtgaaaagaaaatcttcaATAATCCAAAATCCACGACAGCCCAGGCAATCTAAAAggtaatattttcacattatttatAAGACGTAATTCATTTAGCAAACTAAAAACTTCCTTACATGAAAGAAAACATACCGTCCAATTTGTTGCTTGTTAAAAACATAGCATTTAGGGTCAATTTATGCCAGTTGGTAGTAtaatgttttctatctaagcAAATCCAGCCAATAGCATCAAGCCACTGAAGTTGCAGCAATCAGTCCTCCAGGAATCCATTACCTAATCATTTTCAGAAGAACATCATGTTTGTTTATAAGGCCACTTAACTTTGACCTTTCAATCATTCAAGCATAAAGAAACTTCCTATGTCAAGGAATGAAACGTCTTGTCAACACACTGTTCATCTGTTGTTACCATCTTTAAGTACACACTGCAGACTACGTCACGATCAGATGCAAGGAGGGGGAAAAAGCGAGTCCAAAAGCATTAAAAGACTTGAAAGCACGGGGAACTATTGGTCATGAGCACCTTCACTGATTGCACAAAGGCCTGGCTCCAAGCAGCAGTTTATAACTTTTGCCTTGTACTGTATAAAGTCTATAATCACGGGGATGTTTCAAaagtttaaacatgttttttgatcAGTTATTAgcatgaaatcataaaaaaacaactaatagcAGTGGGAACTTGAAAGAAAGAAGGTCTATCGATGAGCGGAGAACATCCAAGACAATAATGCTTAGTGAAGATTCAGACTGAAGCGGTTTAAAagtgataaaactgaaatacaatgaaaactaaatgcagaaaatgagaataaaaaaaatagggctgaaacaattaaatggattaattgtttattaaaatattcttaaactaatttagtaatagaataatcattaactggaatatacagactctaaaacatgacatttgttaaaagaacaacccactcagagcagcgattaggccaaaattgaaccaaaaatatatacatttttcatttaagatgaaaaacgttctttgtctgtaaatatgctctatccagaactcttCAAATGGTATacctttagcttcacctggttcaaattcagTAAAAAATATCCTATTTACTGTCCGATTATTAATCAAttcatcaaaaaaataatagattATCTAAATAactgttagttgcagccctaaaaaaaaaagctatatcAAAATTACAATTTGAAAATTTTAAAGTATAAATGACTTTATTCCcaaaaaaatagaaagatgGGAACCATAAAGAAATTAGCACTGGTTGGGTAAATATTGCTTAGAAATGATTTCAAATAATCTGTCTACACATGCTTGTTTATATCAATTATCCATTTGACAAGTGTCTGTGGTTGAGCTTTTGTCAGGAGCTTTATAACCTTAACCTTCACCGGCGATAAAGAGTGTTTTTATTACACATGTAAACCCGGGAGAGTCGGGTCGCTTGTGGCTGAACCCTGAACCCGGTGCGGGTCGGTTAAACGGCTCAGTCGGGACTCTTTTAACGGATGATGTTACAACCGTTAAATGCCCAGACAGGCAAGCTAGCTCCCGGCTAACCACAACCTTAACGGGGCTGAAGGAGCTAATTGAGTGCTATTAAAGCGTTTTAAATGCTTGGGCTGAGTTTAATTCCCTCACGGTATTGTCTATGAACAGCTAGTCTGTGCGGGTGCGACTGAAAATGAGACTTTTCCCCCCCATCTAAAGCATACCCCCCTCTGGAGGCCCTTTCGATAATACACACACGCATTACTCCAATGAAAGAATGCCTGTCTCCTGCGGGACGGGACGAGTATTTCTATGTGAAATTAATCAAATTTGTGACACAAACGCGCAGCTTTAGTCTCAAAGTGTTTGGACTCTAAGTGAAGAGGAGCAGATATTACTCACTGAGGCGAGCGCAGTCCCCTTTCTCCGCGGTGCCGTTGTTTCTGTTGATGGGCTTTCCG is a window from the Girardinichthys multiradiatus isolate DD_20200921_A chromosome 15, DD_fGirMul_XY1, whole genome shotgun sequence genome containing:
- the mapre3b gene encoding microtubule-associated protein RP/EB family member 3b isoform X1 — translated: MAVNVYSTSMNAENLSRHDMLAWVNDSLQLTYTKIEQLCSGAAYCQFMDMLFPGCILLKKVKFNAKLEHEYIHNFKVLQAAFKRMNVDKIISVERLVKGKFQDNFEFLQWFKRFFDANYDGKEYDPLLMRQGQEATVPNPGPMRTSPTAPKTVPVPQRQINPPAARRSNPVTRNGGDAELVELNQQIMDMKLTIDGLEKERDFYFGKLRDIELICQENESETNPVLGKIIDILYATEDGFAPPEDDEIDEGPRDQEEF
- the mapre3b gene encoding microtubule-associated protein RP/EB family member 3b isoform X3 → MAVNVYSTSMNAENLSRHDMLAWVNDSLQLTYTKIEQLCSGAAYCQFMDMLFPGCILLKKVKFNAKLEHEYIHNFKVLQAAFKRMNVDKIISVERLVKGKFQDNFEFLQWFKRFFDANYDGKEYDPLLMRQGQEATVPNPGPMRTSPTAPKTVPVPQRQINPPAARRSNPVTRNGGDAELVELNQQIMDMKLTIDGLEKERDFYFGKLRDIELICQENESETNPVLGKIIDILYATERQGSW
- the mapre3b gene encoding microtubule-associated protein RP/EB family member 3b isoform X2; translation: MAVNVYSTSMNAENLSRHDMLAWVNDSLQLTYTKIEQLCSGAAYCQFMDMLFPGCILLKKVKFNAKLEHEYIHNFKVLQAAFKRMNVDKIISVERLVKGKFQDNFEFLQWFKRFFDANYDGKEYDPLLMRQGQEATVPNPGPMRTSPTAPKTVPVPQRQINPPAARRSNPVTRNGGDAELVELNQQIMDMKLTIDGLEKERDFYFGKLRDIELICQENESETNPVLGKIIDILYATEQRQGSW